One window of the Trifolium pratense cultivar HEN17-A07 linkage group LG2, ARS_RC_1.1, whole genome shotgun sequence genome contains the following:
- the LOC123905899 gene encoding dehydration-responsive element-binding protein 1A-like, which yields MFFLYITHHTLDSLNTNQLNLQHIHMFTTNNSSNSPPSSVPSSSYEGSHGMLVSNEEMRLAESCPKKRAGRKKFKETRHPVYRGVRKRNLDKWVCEMREPNKKTKIWLGTFPTAEMAARAHDVAALALRGRYACLNFADSVWKLPKPATTQTKDIQKAAAQAAEAFRPDQNLMTSDVITAEASATAEEQSMICMEEGEEEVMSMPELLRNMVLMSPTHSFEYQEYEDMDVEDFQDEEDFKKRSVTMTWVATSKFLCLCNRNSTMIGVH from the exons atgttttttctatatataacaCACCATACTCTTGACTCTCTTAACACCAACCAACTCAATCTTCAACACATACACATGTTTACAACTAACAACTCTTCCAATTCACCCCCTTCCTCAGTACCTTCATCTTCCTATGAAGGCTCTCATGGGATGTTAGTATCCAACGAGGAGATGCGTCTAGCAGAGAGTTGTCCAAAGAAGCGTGCAGGGAGGAAAAAGTTCAAGGAAACTCGCCATCCGGTGTATAGGGGTGTGAGGAAGAGGAACTTAGATAAATGGGTGTGTGAAATGAGGGAGCCTAACAAGAAGACTAAGATTTGGCTAGGCACTTTTCCAACTGCCGAGATGGCAGCCCGGGCCCACGATGTTGCTGCACTGGCATTGAGGGGCCGTTACGCCTGTCTCAACTTTGCAGACTCTGTTTGGAAGCTCCCTAAACCTGCCACCACTCAAACAAAAGATATACAAAAGGCTGCTGCACAAGCCGCTGAAGCATTCAGACCAGACCAAAATTTAATGACTAGTGATGTTATCACGGCTGAAGCTTCGGCCACTGCAGAGGAGCAGAGTATGATTTGTATGGAAGAGGGGGAAGAGGAAGTGATGAGCATGCCTGAGTTGTTGAGGAATATGGTGCTAATGTCCCCTACACATAGCTTTGAGTATCAAGAGTATGAAGATATGGATGTAGAAGACTTTCAAGATGAAGAG GATTTTAAAAAAAGGTCCGTAACCATGACTTGGGTTGCGACATCAAAGTTTTTATGTCTCTGCAACCGCAACAGTACCATGATTGGAGTCCATTAG